A window of the Corallococcus soli genome harbors these coding sequences:
- the thrS gene encoding threonine--tRNA ligase, whose product MLDEHDHRALGQRLDLFHLQEEAPGMVFWHPRGLMLYRLLEEHVRHRMRDEGYQEVRTPQLFSQPLWEQSGHWENFRENMFCLPEGDRFLALKPVSCPGHIHLVQRMAPSHRDLPLRLGEFGLVHRSEPSGALHGLFRLRQFTQDDGHIFCAPEQVEAEVVRYVKSLKAFYAGFGFDAVQVAFSGRPAMRAGSDALWDQAEAWLQSAARQAGLQFEEQPGQGAFYGPKLEFVLQDRLGRAWQCGTIQLDLVLPERFDLHYVDAAGARMRPVMLHRALFGSLERFIGILLEHHGGALPAWLAPEQVVVASVGAGAAAYAERLASRLRQAGCRARADVRDESLSKKVLGSHEASVPFLAVVGGREVEANNVRLRQRDGAQRDLPWDEAVSWLSAACQPAVAG is encoded by the coding sequence ATGCTCGACGAACATGACCACCGCGCGCTGGGCCAGCGCCTGGACCTCTTCCACCTGCAGGAAGAGGCCCCGGGCATGGTGTTCTGGCACCCGCGCGGACTGATGCTGTACCGCCTGCTGGAGGAGCACGTCCGCCACCGCATGCGCGACGAGGGCTACCAGGAAGTCCGTACGCCGCAGCTGTTCTCCCAGCCGCTCTGGGAGCAGAGCGGCCACTGGGAGAACTTCCGCGAGAACATGTTCTGCCTGCCCGAGGGCGACCGGTTCCTGGCCCTCAAGCCGGTGAGCTGCCCGGGCCACATCCACCTCGTGCAGCGCATGGCGCCCAGCCACCGCGACCTGCCCCTGCGCCTGGGGGAGTTCGGGCTCGTGCACCGCAGCGAGCCCAGCGGCGCGCTGCATGGGCTGTTCCGCCTGCGCCAGTTCACGCAGGACGACGGCCACATCTTCTGCGCTCCGGAGCAGGTGGAGGCGGAGGTGGTGCGCTACGTGAAGTCGCTCAAGGCGTTCTACGCGGGCTTCGGCTTCGACGCCGTGCAGGTGGCCTTCTCCGGGCGCCCGGCCATGCGCGCCGGCAGCGACGCGCTGTGGGACCAGGCGGAGGCGTGGCTCCAGTCCGCCGCGCGGCAGGCGGGGCTCCAGTTCGAGGAGCAGCCGGGCCAGGGCGCCTTCTACGGGCCCAAGCTGGAGTTCGTGCTCCAGGACCGGCTGGGCCGCGCGTGGCAGTGCGGGACGATCCAACTGGACCTGGTGCTGCCGGAGCGCTTCGACCTGCACTACGTCGACGCGGCCGGCGCACGCATGCGCCCGGTGATGCTTCACCGCGCGCTGTTCGGCAGCCTGGAGCGGTTCATCGGCATCCTGCTGGAGCACCACGGGGGCGCGCTGCCCGCGTGGCTCGCGCCCGAACAGGTGGTGGTGGCCTCCGTGGGCGCGGGGGCCGCCGCGTACGCGGAGCGGCTGGCGTCACGGTTGAGACAGGCGGGCTGTCGCGCGAGGGCGGACGTGCGGGACGAGTCGCTGTCGAAGAAGGTGCTGGGCTCGCACGAGGCCAGCGTGCCCTTCCTCGCGGTGGTGGGTGGCCGCGAGGTGGAGGCGAACAACGTCCGCCTGCGCCAGCGCGACGGCGCCCAGCGCGACCTGCCCTGGGATGAGGCGGTGTCGTGGCTGTCCGCCGCGTGCCAGCCGGCCGTGGCGGGCTGA
- a CDS encoding CBS domain-containing protein: MRISELMHKDVETIDADECLRTAAERMRTCYIGALPVTENGRLVGMLTDRDIAVRSTALGKDPNVTPVREAMTPTVFTCSKDDTLDAGELLMEEKSVRRLVVVDEDRHAVGILSMDDVASIPGKLIRPGELLEHLSIYS; the protein is encoded by the coding sequence ATGCGGATTTCGGAACTGATGCACAAGGACGTGGAGACCATCGACGCGGATGAGTGCCTGCGCACCGCCGCGGAGCGCATGCGCACCTGCTACATCGGCGCGCTGCCCGTCACGGAGAACGGCCGGCTCGTGGGCATGCTGACGGACCGGGACATCGCCGTGCGCTCCACGGCGCTGGGCAAGGACCCCAACGTCACGCCCGTGCGCGAGGCGATGACGCCCACCGTCTTCACCTGCTCCAAGGACGACACGCTGGATGCCGGCGAGCTCCTGATGGAGGAGAAGAGCGTGCGCCGGCTGGTCGTCGTGGACGAGGACCGCCACGCGGTGGGCATCCTCAGCATGGACGACGTGGCCTCCATCCCCGGCAAGCTGATCCGCCCCGGGGAGCTGCTGGAGCACCTGAGCATCTATTCGTGA
- the msrB gene encoding peptide-methionine (R)-S-oxide reductase MsrB has translation MTDKLNLSNEEWRKRLTPEEFDVLRRHGTEYPGTGCFLGTKTPGIYVCAGCNNPLFQSGTKFESGTGWPSFTQALTPDSLTEIRDVSHGMVRTEVRCARCDGHLGHVFPDGPPPTGLRYCMNSVAMKHVPEGNPLPPVLT, from the coding sequence ATGACGGACAAGCTCAATCTTTCCAATGAAGAGTGGCGCAAGCGCCTCACCCCCGAGGAGTTCGACGTGCTGCGCCGCCACGGCACGGAGTACCCGGGGACCGGTTGCTTCCTGGGCACCAAGACGCCGGGGATCTACGTATGCGCCGGCTGCAACAACCCGTTGTTCCAGTCCGGGACGAAGTTCGAGTCCGGCACCGGCTGGCCGTCCTTCACCCAGGCCCTGACCCCGGACTCGCTCACGGAGATCCGCGACGTGTCCCACGGCATGGTGCGCACCGAGGTGCGCTGCGCCCGCTGCGACGGCCACCTGGGCCACGTCTTCCCGGATGGCCCGCCGCCCACCGGACTGCGCTACTGCATGAACTCCGTGGCCATGAAACACGTCCCCGAGGGAAATCCCCTTCCACCCGTCCTCACCTAG
- a CDS encoding glycoside hydrolase family 18 protein, with product MRWQWTWLLAAMTLGLALSGGAFAAPPAEASPPAITTWIYRNKLVLPWEDYTWAKEHSLRNTSPVASGTYSISVKMGPWEALYFAHPELTIAAGDTLVLKVNGGRTGGNAALRVRAVIGTQQPVGVPLGPTCMGGAIPANKWTTCRVPLSSLVPAGSTRITGLWIQEDRGKGLPTLYFDDIGVEAASTPPPPVVSVAVSPTDVILVPGGTQAFSATVTGTPNTAVTWSVPQGPAGGTVSATGVYTAPATPGTFNVVATSNEDPRQKATAFVVVQAPTSQGKWVSGYYTGWNADEYPPEKVDFTAMTHIFVGRAIPRADGTLSTQFDNDEGPAIARLLSQRAHAAGRKAVIMVGGSGEHDGWVGAASDANRAAFVSNLLKAVDDFGYDGLDIDWEPVEVADRPQLLALVRALRAARPNMLLTFPIHWINTNFPEDADPWYAQLAPSLDQVNVMTYEMIGPWDGWQSWHTSALTGEAGMRPTSVSSSLAAWVQAGIPKEKLGIGIPFYGLAWRNITGPYQPFTDWSDYVGGDNSFTYKKILGYAPQGTYHWDPQAQSSYLTFARGSEVEDGTVRWISYDGPQAIAAKGAFVKEQGYGGAIIWTVNQGCTDPVTGANPLLDAVKGAFLQ from the coding sequence ATGAGATGGCAATGGACGTGGTTGCTGGCGGCGATGACCCTCGGGTTGGCCTTGAGCGGGGGAGCCTTCGCCGCGCCGCCAGCCGAAGCTTCACCGCCCGCGATCACCACATGGATCTACCGGAACAAACTGGTCCTGCCCTGGGAGGACTACACCTGGGCGAAGGAACACTCCCTGCGCAACACCAGTCCCGTGGCCTCGGGCACCTACTCCATCTCCGTGAAGATGGGCCCGTGGGAAGCCCTCTACTTCGCCCACCCGGAGCTGACCATCGCGGCCGGCGACACGCTGGTGCTGAAGGTGAACGGGGGCAGGACCGGCGGTAACGCCGCGCTGCGCGTGCGCGCCGTCATCGGGACGCAGCAGCCGGTGGGCGTCCCCCTGGGCCCCACTTGCATGGGCGGGGCCATCCCGGCCAACAAGTGGACGACCTGCCGCGTGCCCCTGTCGAGCCTGGTGCCTGCCGGTTCGACCCGCATCACGGGGCTCTGGATCCAGGAGGACCGCGGCAAGGGCCTGCCGACGCTCTACTTCGACGACATTGGCGTGGAGGCCGCGTCCACGCCGCCTCCGCCGGTGGTGAGCGTCGCCGTCAGCCCGACGGACGTCATCCTGGTCCCCGGGGGAACCCAGGCCTTCAGCGCCACCGTGACGGGGACGCCCAACACGGCGGTGACCTGGTCCGTGCCGCAGGGCCCGGCGGGAGGGACGGTCAGCGCCACCGGCGTCTACACGGCGCCAGCGACGCCGGGCACCTTCAACGTGGTGGCCACCAGCAATGAGGACCCCCGGCAGAAGGCCACGGCCTTCGTGGTGGTGCAGGCGCCCACCAGCCAGGGCAAGTGGGTGTCGGGCTATTACACGGGCTGGAACGCGGATGAGTACCCGCCGGAGAAGGTGGACTTCACCGCGATGACGCACATCTTCGTGGGCCGGGCCATCCCCCGGGCGGATGGGACGCTCAGCACCCAGTTCGACAACGACGAAGGCCCCGCCATCGCGCGGCTCCTGTCGCAGCGCGCTCACGCGGCGGGGCGCAAGGCCGTCATCATGGTGGGCGGCTCCGGCGAACACGACGGCTGGGTGGGCGCGGCCTCCGACGCGAACCGGGCGGCCTTCGTCAGCAACCTGCTCAAGGCCGTGGACGACTTCGGCTACGACGGGCTGGACATCGACTGGGAGCCGGTGGAGGTCGCGGACCGGCCGCAGCTGCTGGCGCTGGTGCGGGCGCTGCGCGCGGCGCGACCGAACATGCTGCTGACCTTCCCCATCCATTGGATCAACACCAACTTCCCCGAGGATGCGGACCCCTGGTACGCGCAGCTCGCGCCCTCATTGGACCAGGTCAATGTCATGACCTACGAGATGATCGGCCCATGGGACGGGTGGCAGTCCTGGCACACCTCCGCGCTCACGGGAGAGGCGGGCATGCGCCCCACGTCCGTGTCCTCCAGCCTGGCGGCGTGGGTGCAAGCGGGCATCCCGAAGGAGAAGCTGGGCATCGGCATCCCGTTCTACGGGCTGGCCTGGCGCAACATCACCGGCCCCTACCAACCCTTCACGGACTGGTCCGACTACGTGGGGGGGGACAACTCCTTCACCTACAAGAAGATCCTCGGCTATGCCCCGCAGGGCACCTACCACTGGGACCCGCAGGCCCAGTCCAGCTACCTCACCTTCGCGCGCGGAAGCGAAGTGGAGGACGGGACGGTGAGGTGGATCTCCTATGACGGCCCGCAGGCCATCGCGGCCAAGGGCGCCTTCGTGAAGGAGCAGGGCTACGGCGGCGCCATCATCTGGACCGTGAACCAGGGCTGCACCGACCCCGTGACGGGCGCCAACCCGCTGCTGGACGCGGTGAAGGGCGCCTTCCTCCAGTAG